In a genomic window of Pedobacter sp. KBS0701:
- a CDS encoding DUF4442 domain-containing protein, with product MIISQNTLKWVMRFYPPLFFQRIWVQRFENEFRSCTVKLSKSFLNKNYNGSIFGGTIYAATDPFYALLFDQLMQRRGFKVRVWLKSASIQYLKPGRSTLYFTITVTDEMLNEAEHALKTIGKFVKAYPMEITNKKGEVCATVMNEVYIRNLHQGETPRVAY from the coding sequence ATGATTATTTCTCAAAATACCCTTAAATGGGTAATGCGTTTTTATCCTCCCCTATTTTTTCAACGCATTTGGGTTCAGAGATTTGAAAATGAATTTAGAAGCTGTACAGTTAAGCTTAGCAAGAGTTTTCTGAATAAAAATTATAACGGCTCTATTTTTGGAGGGACTATTTATGCAGCTACAGACCCATTTTATGCTTTGTTATTTGATCAGTTGATGCAACGCCGGGGATTTAAAGTACGTGTGTGGTTAAAGAGTGCCTCTATACAATATTTAAAACCTGGTCGTTCTACATTATATTTTACCATAACAGTAACTGATGAAATGCTTAATGAAGCTGAGCATGCCTTAAAAACCATTGGAAAGTTTGTAAAAGCCTACCCTATGGAAATAACCAATAAGAAGGGTGAAGTATGTGCCACCGTAATGAATGAAGTATATATCCGAAATCTGCATCAGGGTGAAACGCCCAGAGTTGCTTACTAA
- a CDS encoding coproporphyrinogen III oxidase, with the protein MKKIILSLAFAGSLMIATSACNSSKNMAGSSDSTKTDSTTTAPMDTTSKKMPDTTTKMPPDTTKKNPTM; encoded by the coding sequence ATGAAAAAAATAATCTTAAGTCTTGCTTTTGCGGGTTCTCTTATGATAGCCACATCAGCATGCAATTCGTCAAAAAATATGGCTGGTTCTTCAGACAGTACTAAAACGGATTCGACAACTACGGCACCAATGGATACAACATCTAAAAAAATGCCAGACACGACCACAAAAATGCCACCTGACACTACAAAAAAGAACCCTACTATGTAG
- a CDS encoding MFS transporter, whose protein sequence is MDHQAKTNSRNVIFLVIVAALGYFVDIYDLVLFSVVRLKSFTDIGVSAEHMRTEGEYVINMQMFGLLLGGLLWGIIGDKFGRIKVLFGSILMYSLANIANGFATDVHTYAIIRFIAGIGLAGELGAGITLVTETMDKEKRGYGTMVVAGIGLLGAAAAATIGKHFTWQTSYFVGGGMGLLLLLLRVGTFESGMFKHAEQSSEVSKGNFFMLFSNRKRFLKYLACICLGLPLWFIVGILVTQSPEIGKALGAKELLNAGTGIMYTYFGIAIGDVVCGFLAQVLKSRRKTVLIFQSLSVITVIVYLTSTGLTESSFILICLFMGFAVGYWATFVTIAAEQFGTNIRSTVTTTAPNFVRGALIPITLVFEFFVHRYNIVSAGFIVMGIVTVIAMISVVYLKESFNKELNYLEN, encoded by the coding sequence ATGGATCATCAAGCAAAAACCAACAGCCGTAATGTAATTTTCTTAGTTATTGTAGCCGCGCTGGGCTATTTTGTTGACATTTACGATCTTGTTCTATTTTCTGTTGTACGCCTCAAAAGCTTTACTGATATAGGTGTTTCTGCCGAGCACATGCGTACTGAAGGGGAGTATGTGATTAATATGCAGATGTTCGGTTTGTTGCTTGGCGGCTTGCTTTGGGGCATCATCGGCGATAAATTTGGCCGTATCAAAGTGTTGTTTGGTTCTATCTTAATGTATTCGTTAGCCAATATAGCCAACGGTTTTGCGACTGATGTGCATACTTATGCCATTATCAGGTTTATAGCAGGGATTGGCCTGGCAGGAGAACTTGGAGCCGGAATTACTTTGGTTACTGAAACCATGGATAAAGAAAAACGGGGATATGGAACCATGGTTGTGGCCGGTATCGGATTATTGGGCGCAGCAGCAGCAGCTACAATCGGAAAACATTTTACGTGGCAAACTTCTTATTTTGTAGGTGGCGGAATGGGGTTGTTGCTGTTACTTTTACGTGTGGGTACTTTCGAATCGGGAATGTTCAAACATGCTGAACAAAGTTCAGAGGTCTCAAAAGGGAATTTCTTTATGCTGTTTTCTAACCGGAAGCGGTTTTTAAAATACCTGGCCTGCATCTGTTTAGGACTTCCGCTTTGGTTTATTGTCGGGATTCTGGTTACCCAATCGCCAGAAATCGGAAAAGCACTTGGCGCTAAAGAACTGCTTAACGCCGGTACAGGTATTATGTACACTTACTTCGGTATCGCCATCGGCGACGTAGTATGCGGTTTTTTAGCACAGGTATTAAAGTCCCGCAGGAAAACGGTACTTATTTTTCAAAGTCTGTCGGTAATTACGGTAATTGTTTATTTAACCAGTACAGGCTTAACCGAAAGCAGTTTTATTCTGATCTGTTTATTTATGGGCTTTGCGGTTGGCTATTGGGCCACATTTGTAACCATCGCCGCCGAGCAGTTCGGTACAAATATCAGATCGACTGTAACTACAACTGCGCCGAACTTTGTGCGTGGCGCTTTAATTCCTATAACTTTAGTTTTCGAATTTTTTGTTCACCGCTACAACATCGTGTCGGCTGGATTTATAGTTATGGGGATTGTAACCGTGATCGCTATGATTTCGGTAGTTTATTTAAAAGAAAGTTTTAACAAAGAGCTTAATTACTTAGAAAATTAG
- the hemF gene encoding oxygen-dependent coproporphyrinogen oxidase, whose product MFKEEVAVRYKQIQDEICHGLEIADGKGKFEEELWERSGGGGGRTRIMQNGAIIEKGGVNFSAVHGKLPEAVKKAFNVTEDDFFATGVSIVIHPNHPLVPIIHMNIRYFELNEETRWFGGGIDLTPHYVFENDARFFHHKLKQACDDFGAEFYPKFKIHADDYFFIKHREETRGIGGIFYDRLKPENTNLSWEQILDFSINIGETFLPIYTELIDRNRDKEFTETHKEWQYQRRSRYVEFNLVYDSGTKFGLETNGRIESILMSLPPQANWGYNVQPEINSEEYKTIQLLKKGINWV is encoded by the coding sequence ATGTTTAAAGAAGAAGTAGCAGTGCGATATAAGCAAATTCAGGATGAAATTTGCCATGGATTGGAAATTGCCGATGGCAAAGGAAAATTTGAAGAGGAACTGTGGGAGAGAAGCGGCGGGGGAGGCGGACGTACCCGGATTATGCAAAATGGTGCTATTATCGAAAAGGGTGGTGTAAATTTCTCTGCTGTACATGGAAAGCTTCCGGAAGCGGTAAAAAAAGCCTTTAATGTGACAGAAGATGATTTTTTTGCCACTGGCGTTTCAATTGTGATTCACCCGAATCATCCTTTGGTGCCAATCATCCACATGAATATCCGCTATTTTGAACTCAATGAAGAAACGCGTTGGTTTGGTGGCGGCATCGATTTAACGCCGCATTATGTGTTCGAAAACGATGCACGTTTCTTTCACCATAAACTAAAACAGGCTTGTGACGATTTTGGTGCTGAGTTTTATCCAAAATTCAAAATACACGCTGATGATTATTTTTTTATTAAACACCGTGAAGAAACGCGTGGTATTGGCGGTATTTTTTACGATCGCTTAAAACCTGAGAACACCAATTTATCATGGGAGCAGATTTTAGATTTCTCTATTAATATTGGCGAAACATTTTTGCCGATTTATACCGAATTAATAGACCGTAACCGGGATAAAGAATTTACGGAGACACATAAAGAATGGCAATACCAACGCCGTAGCCGTTATGTAGAATTTAATTTAGTTTACGATTCGGGGACCAAATTTGGCTTAGAAACCAACGGACGGATTGAGTCTATTTTAATGAGTTTACCACCGCAGGCTAACTGGGGTTATAATGTTCAGCCCGAAATTAATTCTGAAGAATACAAAACGATACAGCTGCTTAAAAAAGGAATTAACTGGGTCTAA
- a CDS encoding endonuclease V, which produces MYDHYSFEDAAAYQIELSKTKKLSSTEINSHGETLGFALRTKLNCAPVYVSAGHLITADQSLTIIKNCIGNYRIPEPTRMAHNVVNDFRTGKLKAGFHEVSAPLTLF; this is translated from the coding sequence ATGTACGACCACTATAGCTTCGAAGATGCCGCTGCTTACCAGATTGAACTCTCCAAAACCAAAAAATTAAGCAGTACAGAAATCAACAGTCATGGTGAAACCCTGGGTTTTGCCTTACGCACTAAGCTCAATTGTGCACCTGTTTACGTATCTGCCGGGCATTTAATTACAGCTGATCAAAGCTTAACGATCATAAAAAATTGTATCGGAAATTACCGTATTCCTGAACCAACCCGTATGGCCCACAATGTTGTAAATGATTTTAGAACCGGCAAATTAAAAGCTGGTTTTCACGAGGTATCAGCACCGCTAACTTTGTTTTAA